From Pseudomonas fluorescens:
GTTTCCATCAAAGCACTCCTATGAGGTGTAAAGCTTCGAGTAGAGCTTCAGCCGTAACAGGCTTGGCCACAAAGGCAGCGGCGCCCAGGTTGAATACGAGTTGCCTGGCCCGGGGCTGGATGTCTGCGCTGATCACGACGACCACCACATTGGCGTCTTCGCGCTTGAGCGCCTCCAGGGTCTGGAAACCGTCCATGACGGGCATGGTGAGGTCGAGAAAAAGCAAATCGACCAAGCCCGCGTGATAGGCCTCCATCACCTCGGAGCCGTTACAGGCTTGGCGGACATCTTCGGTCAGTGATTCTGGCAGGGCACGCAAGACCAACTTGCGGGACATGGATGAGTCATCGGCGATTAGAACTTTCATGGTGCACTCCACATTTATGAAGTGTCCTACGGCTTCAGTCGCGGCCGAAGAAACTACGATTTCTTTTATTCTTTCAAGCACTCTAGCGTGACAAATAGCAAAGAGCCATCAGGAAATCCTGATATTGCGTGAGTGTTTTGCGATATAGCGTCGGCGATCAGTGATCTGGGACGTCCACCTTATATAGTGGCGAGCGGGCTTGCCCCGCGTTGGGCTGCGCAGCGGCCCCATTACAGGCGATGTGTTTTTAACTGACACACCGCAGTGCCCTGGTTTTGGGGGCCGCTGCGCAGCCCCACGCGGGGCAAGCCCGCTCGCCACAGCAAGCCCGCTCGCCACAACAGCCCGCTCGCCACAGGTGACTGTTTGCTCAGCCTTCCCACTTGCTCTGCGTTGTTCAGGAGGCCCAGGAAGCGACGCGCTCCGGCAGCAGGCCATACTGCTCAATCGCCCGCTGGCATACCCTCGGTTCCAGACTGCCCTGCTCTACCAACGCGGTCAGTGCAGCCAGCACAATGTGATGACGATCCACCTCAAAGAAATCGCGCAACGCCGCCCGTGTATCACTGCGTCCGAAACCATCGGTGCCGAGCACGGTGTAGCTGGAGTCCAGGTACGAACCGATCATCTGCGGCACCGCCCGCACATAGTCAGATACCGCCACCACCGGCGCGCCCGTGGGCAAGCAGTCTGCCAGGTGACTGGTGCGTGCGGCCTGCAGCGGATGCAGGCGATTCCAGCGTTCCACCTCGCGCGCCTCGCGGGCCAGTTCGCTGAAGCTGGTGACGCTGAACACTTCGCTCGCCACCTGCCAATCATCTGCCAGCAACTGCGCCGCCGCCTGGGCTTCGCGCAACAACGTGCCGGAGCCCAGCAGGCGTACTTGAGCGGCGCTGGCGCCTTCCAGGCGATACAAGCCCTTGATGATTGCGCCCTCCACGCCCTGGGGCAGAGTCGGTTGCGGGTAGTTTTCGTTCATCAGGGTCACGTAGTAGAACTCGTCTACGTCGTGTTCGAGCATCTGGCGCATGCCATGGTCGAGGATCACCGCAAACTCGCCGGCAAAGGCCGGATCGTAGGCGCGGCAATTGGGCACCGTGGCGGCGGTCAGGTGACTGCTGCCGTCCTGGTGCTGCAAGCCTTCACCGCCCAGGGTGGTACGCCCGGCGGTGGCGCCGAGCAGGAAGCCGCGGGCACGCTGGTCAGCGGCGGCCCAGATCAGGTCCCCCACACGCTGAAAGCCAAACATCGAGTAATAGATGTAGAAGGGCAACATGCGCAGGCCGTGAACAGAGTAGCTGGTGGCTGCCGCGACCCAGGAACTGATGGCACTGGCCTCGCTGATGCCCTCTTCGAGGATTTGCCCGTCGGTGGCTTCGCGGTAGCTGAGGATCGAGCCAATGTCTTCCGGCTCGTAGCGCTGGCCGACGCTGGAATAGATACCAATCTGCTTGAACAGGTTGGCCATGCCGAAGGTCCGCGCCTCATCGGCAACGATGGGCACGATGCGCGGGCCGAGGGCCTTGTCCTTGAGCAGGTTGGTCAGCATGCGCACGAAGGCCATGGTGGTGGACATTTCCTTGCCGTCGGCGGCCGTGGCAAAACCGGCGTACCCCATCACGGGAGGCACGGTAACCGGCGCGGCGAGCTGGCTGCGGCTGGGCACATAACCGCCCAGGGCCTGGCGCCGCTGGTGCAGGTAGCGCAGTTCAAGGCTGTCATCCGCCGGCTTGAAAAAACTCAGGGATTCGG
This genomic window contains:
- a CDS encoding response regulator, with protein sequence MKVLIADDSSMSRKLVLRALPESLTEDVRQACNGSEVMEAYHAGLVDLLFLDLTMPVMDGFQTLEALKREDANVVVVVISADIQPRARQLVFNLGAAAFVAKPVTAEALLEALHLIGVL
- the mdeB gene encoding alpha-ketoglutarate dehydrogenase, which codes for MNGFASAVNHTAVDDEELSEWRDALASLVANAGPARARQILDLLAREGRAPHIDWKPRHGTPYVNSISVDQQPAFPGDLATEERLASLVRWNALAMVVRANQAYGELGGHIASYASAADLFEVGFNHFFRARNDGFGGDLVFYQPHSAPGIYARAFLEGRLSEQDLAHYRQEIGGAKAGARGLSSYPHPWLMPDFWQFPTGSMGIGPISSIFQARFMRYLQHRGLQDTTDRHVWGVFGDGEMDEPESMSALTLAAREGLDNLTWVVNCNLQRLDGPVRGNGRIIDELEALFGGAGWNVIKLVWGSDWDALLANDADGALVDTLSHTVDGQFQTFAAKDGAYNREHFFGQSPSLAALVEGMSDEQIDRLKRGGHDMVKIHAAYHAARRVKGKPTVILAQTKKGFGMGEAGQGKMTTHQQKKLDREALIAFRNRFQLPLSDAQAESLSFFKPADDSLELRYLHQRRQALGGYVPSRSQLAAPVTVPPVMGYAGFATAADGKEMSTTMAFVRMLTNLLKDKALGPRIVPIVADEARTFGMANLFKQIGIYSSVGQRYEPEDIGSILSYREATDGQILEEGISEASAISSWVAAATSYSVHGLRMLPFYIYYSMFGFQRVGDLIWAAADQRARGFLLGATAGRTTLGGEGLQHQDGSSHLTAATVPNCRAYDPAFAGEFAVILDHGMRQMLEHDVDEFYYVTLMNENYPQPTLPQGVEGAIIKGLYRLEGASAAQVRLLGSGTLLREAQAAAQLLADDWQVASEVFSVTSFSELAREAREVERWNRLHPLQAARTSHLADCLPTGAPVVAVSDYVRAVPQMIGSYLDSSYTVLGTDGFGRSDTRAALRDFFEVDRHHIVLAALTALVEQGSLEPRVCQRAIEQYGLLPERVASWAS